Below is a genomic region from Burkholderia pyrrocinia.
CGAGATGCGACGGCTGCATCAGCTTCGCGCAGTCGGGCGGCATCGCCTGCACGCCGTCGAAGCCGATCGAGCGCGCGTCGGGCAGGTTCAGCGGCGGCTGCGCCGACATGCAGCCCGCCAGCGCCAGCGGCAGCAGTGCCAGGACGGTGGTTCGAACTTGCATGGGCGATCCTCCGGTTCAGTACACGAAGCCCGCGGCGCCGACGAGGCGCGGCGTGTCGCCCGACAGCAGGTCGAGCCCGAGATTGCGCTGCACCGCGAACTCCAGATCGCTGCTCGGCCGCGCGACGGTGTCGATCGCCTGCTCGAGCTGGCCGGGCCCGGTCGGCTGCACGATGTACGGCGTGACGATCACGACCACCTCGGTCTTGTTGTCCTGGAAGTTCTTCGACGAAAACAGCCGGCCGATGATCGGCAGCCGGCCGAGCCCCGGGATCTGCGACACGGTGTCGGCCGTCTGGCTCTGCAGCAGCCCGCCGATCGCGAAGCTCTGCCCGCTCGACAGCTCGACGGTCGTCTCGACGCGCCGCACAGTGAGCGCCGGCACCTTGATGCTGCCCGTCGTCACGCTGTTGCTCGAATCGACCTCACTGACCTCCGGCCGCACCTTGAGGCTGATGCGGTTGTCGGCGAGCACGGTCGGCGTGAAGTCGAGCGACACGCCGAACGGCTTGTACTCGACCGTGATCGCACCCGTGTTGCCACTCTGCGCAACGGGGATCGGAATCTCGCCGCCCGCGAGGAAGCTCGCCGTCTCGCCCGACATCGCGGTCAGGTTCGGCTCCGCGAGCATCGTGATCAGCCCTTCCTGATCGAGCGCGTCGAGCACGACGTCGATCGACCAGCGCCCCGCGCGGAACCCGCCGAGCACCGAGAACGCGCCGGTGGGCGACAGGTTGAACAGGCCGTTCGTCGGGTCGAACAGCGTACGCCCGTTGAACAGCCCGCCGACGAAGTTGCCGGCGCCGCCGAGCGCGCTCCAGTTGATGCCGAGCTGCTGCGTGACGTTGCGGCTCACCTCGGTCACCCGCACGCGCAGGTTCACCTGGATCGGGCGCGACAGCGTGAGCCGGTTGACGATGCTTTCCTTGTCGTGCAGGTACGGCGCGAGCGACTGCATCACGGCGTCCGCGTCGGCCGCGCCCGGCACCTTGCCCGACACCATCAGCGAGCCCGGCGCGCCGGACACCGACAGCTTCAGTTGCGGAAAGCGGCTGTCGAGCACCGCCTGCAGCGATGCCGTGTCGACCTGCACGATCACCGTCTTGCGCAGGATCGGCCGATGGTTCGCGCCGAGCGCGATCAGCGTGGTCGTGCCGGCCTTCTTGCCGAACACGAACACGGTGCGCGGCGACGGCACCTGGATGTCGGCGATGGTCGGATCCGCGACGAACATCGCGACCGCGGGCTCGGGCAGCGTCAGCATCTCGCCCTTGCCGGTCGCGATCGACAGCGTCGTGCCGGCGTCCGGCGCGCGCGCGCCCTGCGCGAACGCGACGCCGGGCGCGGCGAGGCTGGCCAGGCACCAGAGAGCGATCCAACGAACCATGCGCACCATGCGTGTTCCCGTCATCCCGTCAAATGCCGGCCGCCGGGCGGCCGTCCCGATCCGTCGACCCGTCATTGCGGCGCCGCCCCCCTCGGCAGTTGCGCCGTCGCATCCGCCGCGACACTGCCGCCGCCCGGCAGCGCCGGCAGCCCCGGCAGGCCGGACGGCAGCGGCGGCAGGCCCGGCGTGCCGGCGCCGCCGCCGCGCGACCCGTCGTCGATCGACGAACCGCGATAGATCACGACCGTGTTGCCCTGTCCCGTCGGCCGCGCGCCGCCGGCTTCCGGCCCGGCGGACGGCGCGCGCGCGGCCTCGCGGGCCGCGCGCGACACGTCGCCCGCCCACACCGGCTGCGTGTCCGGCTCCGGCTCGTCGCCGCCCGCCGGTTGCCGCCGGTCGCTGGTCGCGAAGCTGCGCAGCGCGAGCGACAGCGAGCCGAGGCGCGTCGCGACCAGCACGACCTGCGCGGTGCGCGGCGCGACCTCGAGCGTGACCGTGCGCGCACGCGCCGTCGCGTCCGGCGCGCTCGCCGGCGTCTTCGCGCGCTGGAATTCCGAGCCGACCGCGAGCACGCGCGCACGCCGCACGACCGTCTCCGCTTCGAAGGTGCCGGGCGACGTCGCCGAGCCGCCGATCTGCTGCGTGAGCACCACGTCGACGAAGTCGCCCGGCTGGATCAGCCCCGCGTTGCCCGACACGTCGTCGACAGGCACCGAGATCGCGCGCATGCCGGGCTGCAGCGCGGCCGCGAGAAAATCCGGCGCACCGCCCGGAATCACGTTGTCCGTGCGGATCGGCGTGCCGGCGCCGACGCGGTTGCGCAGCAGCGCGCCCTTCAGATCGGCGCCCGGCTGCGACTCGACGAACGCGCCCGGCGGCACCTGTGCGCGCGGCATGCGCTTCCACGCGAGATCGTTGTCGCGCAGCAGCAGCCCTTCCGGCAGATCGGCAGCCGCGACGCGCACGCGCGCCTGGTCCGCTTCGCCGGGGGCCGACGGCGTCGACGCGGCGACGTACAGTTCGCGCAGGATGAACGCGCCGATGCCGGCAGCGACGATCAGCACGGCCATTCTCAGAGGTTTGGGCATGGCCGCGTGCGTCCCCCCGGCTAGGTAAGCGAAACCGCGTGCGGAAACGGCGCCCAGACGGCCAGCGCGCCGCCGAGCGCGAGCGCGACGCCGTACGGCACGCCGCGCGCGGCGACCGCGCGGGCGGGCGCGGCGCGCCGCTGCCACGCGACGGCCGCGAGCGCAGCGAGGCCGCACAGGGCGCCGCCCGCGCCGACGATCGTCAACACCGGGAACGCCAGCGCCGGGCCGGCCCACAGGAATACCGCCGCCGCCAGCTTGACGTCGCCGCCGCCGATCCAGCCCGCGTGGCGCAAGCCGCCGAACAGCAGCAGCATCGCCGCGGCAGTCGCGACGTGCCCGGCCAGCGGCGCGAGCCCTTCGCGCGCGAGCGTCGCCGCGACGAAATACAGCATCGCGAACGCCAGCACCGCGCGATTGGACAGGCGCCGGTCGCGCAGGTCCTGCGCCGCGAGCGACGCCAGCACGACCGTGGCCACCGACTGCACGAGCGTAAGCATGGGAGAGCCGTCCGTCGGCGCACCCCCGGCTGGATACGTTCTACCGCTGCGGATCCGTGTGTTCGTCGGCGGCGCGCGGGTTCAGGGGATCAGATCAGGCTCGTCACCTTCGTGATCAGCGCCGTGAACACGCTCGGCAAGCCACCGGAAGTGCTGCTGAGGATCACGCCGACCGCCGCCAGCGCGACCACGACGATGCCGGCCAGCACCGCATATTCGAGCGAACTGACGCCGCGTTCATCACGCAGCAGGGACTTGACGTATTGCAGCATGGCAACCTCCGTGTGACGGGGTCGAGGATCGACCGTTGAACGTAAAGACGCTGCATGGTCCGGCGGCTGCCCAGGGCGTTCACCCATTCGCGACTCACGCGAACGGCCCTGGCATCAGGCCGCTCGCCTCCCCGAAGTCCGCTCGATCACTGCGGCGCGCGGCATGCAACGACGGCATCGATCGTTGCATTCGCGCGCCTTCTTGTGCGGCCGTGCCGACACGACGCCGACCGCGCTGATTCGTCTAGGGTATAGACAATTTTTCGGACGATTTCAAATAATTTAGCGTCGGAATGTATTTATGGATGGCACCCTGAAACGATGCAATTCATACAGGCCATCTTTCGGAATTCTTTCTCGGGGCATTCCGCGTGGTTCCGGTGAAGACGTAAGTATGTTAACTGTCGTAATGCGTCATTTTCGGTCGGGTGGATAACCCGTTTCCATTCGGTTTTTCGGTATGCCGGATGCGGCCGTGCGCATTGTTTCGCGCGAGCAGCCAGCCAAAGATGGTCGCCCTGGATCGGTTTTATTCGACCGCCTGATACGCGTTTCACCGCCTGGATTCGCCCGCCGGTCGACATGCGAATCCGCGATTTCGCCATTTCATGAATTTCCCGATCGTCGCTTGCCTGATTGGCAAGCAACGCCGATCAACATGATCGGAATCCTTAACGATTCCGCGATACATGCGAATCCGCTTTCCGTCCGCGCAACACGGCGCGCCCGGCCCGGCAACCCGCCAAGCGGCGATAAGCATAGTTCAAATCGTTGCTTGTCCCGCGCCGGAAGCGTCCACCAGAATGGCGTGACGCCTCCCTGCCCGACTTCACTTCTCGCGACCCGACGCACCATGACCGATCGATTTCCGTTTCCGCTGCGCCTGCTGCGATCGCTGCTGGCAGCCACGCTGATGACGCTGGCGGCCGCCGCCGCGCACGCCGACAAGCCCGCCACCATCCGCATCGGCGTCGCCCAGCAAGGCGCCGGCGATCCGCCGACCTTCGGCGGCTCGAGCGCCGCCACCGCGCAGTTGCAGCAACGGGTCGAAAAGGAGTTCGCGGCCGACGGCATCAACGTGCAGTGGCTGTTCTTCAAGGGCGCGGGGCCGGCCGTCAACGAGGCGATCGCCAACAAGGCGCTCGACTTCGCGTACCAGGGCGACCTGCCGGCCGTGCTCGCGCGCTCGAACGGGATCAAGACACGCCTGCTGCTCGCCGCGAGCGTGCGCTCGGGCGTGAAGATCGCGGTGCCGCCCGACTCCGGCATCCGTTCGATCACGGACCTGAAGGACCGCCGCGTGTCGATCTTCCGCGGCACGAACCTGCAGCTCGTCGCCGACAACGCGCTCGCGAAGAACGGCCTCGGCGAACGCGACCTGCGCGTGATCAATCTCGACTCCGCAAGCTCGCTCGCCGCGCTCGCGTCGAAAGGCATCGACGCATCGGTGGGCGACTACCAGCTCTACAAGCTGCGCGACGCGGGGCTCGCGAAGATCATCTACGAATCGCAGAACGACGGCCCGCAGTTCACGCGCCAGACCCACCTGCTCGTGCTCGACGATTTCGAGCGTGCGCATCCGGACATCGTGCAGCGCGTCGTCAACGCGCTGGTCAAGGGCGCGCAATGGTCGTCCGACGAAGCGAACCGCGATGCGCTGTTCAAGCTGTGGGCGAAAAGCGGCGTGCCGTATTCGTCGTGGCAGGCCGACTATGCGAACCAGCGCCTGAAGGACCGCCTGTCGCCGCTGATCGATCCGTTCCTCGTCGCGCGCTACAAGGCCGTCGCGCAGGATGCGCTGAAGCTGAAGCTGATCCGCCAGCCGGTCGATGTCGACGGCTGGTTCGAGCCGAAGTATCTCGACAATGCCCTGCGCACGCTGAAGCTCGAAAACTACTGGCCGCGTTACGACGCGGCCGGCAAGCCCCTTTCCTGACCCGGACCGGCCCCGATGAGCGACACCGCGATCCCGATTCCGTCGTCGAAGCCACATGCGCTCGCCGCGCAGCCGCGCCGCGCGGCGAGCGCGAAGCGGCTGGCGTGGCAGCTCGCGCCGTGGGTACTGCCCGCGCTGCTGTTCGCGCTGTGGACCGTCGGCAGTGCGCGCGGCTGGATCGCACCGCAAATCCTGCCGCCGCCCGAACGCGTGGTCGACGCGCTCGCCGAGCTGGCGACGAGCGGCGATCTCGCACGCCACACGCTGATCAGCCTGCA
It encodes:
- a CDS encoding type II and III secretion system protein family protein, coding for MVRMVRWIALWCLASLAAPGVAFAQGARAPDAGTTLSIATGKGEMLTLPEPAVAMFVADPTIADIQVPSPRTVFVFGKKAGTTTLIALGANHRPILRKTVIVQVDTASLQAVLDSRFPQLKLSVSGAPGSLMVSGKVPGAADADAVMQSLAPYLHDKESIVNRLTLSRPIQVNLRVRVTEVSRNVTQQLGINWSALGGAGNFVGGLFNGRTLFDPTNGLFNLSPTGAFSVLGGFRAGRWSIDVVLDALDQEGLITMLAEPNLTAMSGETASFLAGGEIPIPVAQSGNTGAITVEYKPFGVSLDFTPTVLADNRISLKVRPEVSEVDSSNSVTTGSIKVPALTVRRVETTVELSSGQSFAIGGLLQSQTADTVSQIPGLGRLPIIGRLFSSKNFQDNKTEVVVIVTPYIVQPTGPGQLEQAIDTVARPSSDLEFAVQRNLGLDLLSGDTPRLVGAAGFVY
- the cpaB gene encoding Flp pilus assembly protein CpaB; amino-acid sequence: MPKPLRMAVLIVAAGIGAFILRELYVAASTPSAPGEADQARVRVAAADLPEGLLLRDNDLAWKRMPRAQVPPGAFVESQPGADLKGALLRNRVGAGTPIRTDNVIPGGAPDFLAAALQPGMRAISVPVDDVSGNAGLIQPGDFVDVVLTQQIGGSATSPGTFEAETVVRRARVLAVGSEFQRAKTPASAPDATARARTVTLEVAPRTAQVVLVATRLGSLSLALRSFATSDRRQPAGGDEPEPDTQPVWAGDVSRAAREAARAPSAGPEAGGARPTGQGNTVVIYRGSSIDDGSRGGGAGTPGLPPLPSGLPGLPALPGGGSVAADATAQLPRGAAPQ
- a CDS encoding prepilin peptidase; this encodes MLTLVQSVATVVLASLAAQDLRDRRLSNRAVLAFAMLYFVAATLAREGLAPLAGHVATAAAMLLLFGGLRHAGWIGGGDVKLAAAVFLWAGPALAFPVLTIVGAGGALCGLAALAAVAWQRRAAPARAVAARGVPYGVALALGGALAVWAPFPHAVSLT
- a CDS encoding ABC transporter substrate-binding protein, with product MTDRFPFPLRLLRSLLAATLMTLAAAAAHADKPATIRIGVAQQGAGDPPTFGGSSAATAQLQQRVEKEFAADGINVQWLFFKGAGPAVNEAIANKALDFAYQGDLPAVLARSNGIKTRLLLAASVRSGVKIAVPPDSGIRSITDLKDRRVSIFRGTNLQLVADNALAKNGLGERDLRVINLDSASSLAALASKGIDASVGDYQLYKLRDAGLAKIIYESQNDGPQFTRQTHLLVLDDFERAHPDIVQRVVNALVKGAQWSSDEANRDALFKLWAKSGVPYSSWQADYANQRLKDRLSPLIDPFLVARYKAVAQDALKLKLIRQPVDVDGWFEPKYLDNALRTLKLENYWPRYDAAGKPLS
- a CDS encoding Flp family type IVb pilin yields the protein MLQYVKSLLRDERGVSSLEYAVLAGIVVVALAAVGVILSSTSGGLPSVFTALITKVTSLI